Proteins from a single region of Pseudalkalibacillus hwajinpoensis:
- a CDS encoding serine/threonine protein kinase, whose product MTGTSKNQAANVPRGTRIRGKWNQQSYQIMRKLGSGALGTVYLADSAKGRVALKLGTDSMSITSEVNVLKQLSVVQGTVLGPFFYEVDDWEINGKRYPFYVMEYIDGEPLFTFIERRGKEWIGILMLQLLRDLSALHKEGWVFGDLKPDNLLVEGSPPTMRWLDVGGTTSMGRSVKEFTEFFDRGYWGLGNRVAEPSYDLFSVAMIVMNAAYPKRFDRPKKDSESYLLNKIEQSHLLREYKPILRKALLGKYIHAQDMRQELFSLLQGDKSKVRKRPEAPSNSRVASRQKPPKRVKQKGSKWIETVLIVAFLLFFYTLYLVGHVF is encoded by the coding sequence ATGACGGGTACTTCGAAGAATCAGGCAGCTAATGTTCCTCGTGGAACAAGAATAAGAGGGAAATGGAATCAGCAAAGCTACCAAATTATGAGGAAATTAGGTAGCGGGGCACTTGGTACAGTATACTTAGCTGACTCTGCAAAGGGGCGAGTCGCATTAAAATTAGGTACTGATAGTATGTCCATCACGTCAGAAGTGAATGTTCTAAAACAGCTTTCGGTGGTCCAGGGAACAGTTCTTGGGCCGTTTTTCTATGAGGTGGATGATTGGGAGATAAATGGGAAGCGTTATCCTTTTTATGTGATGGAATATATTGATGGTGAACCTCTTTTTACTTTTATTGAACGTAGAGGAAAAGAATGGATTGGGATCTTAATGCTTCAATTGCTCCGTGATCTTTCAGCCCTTCATAAAGAAGGCTGGGTTTTTGGTGATCTAAAACCAGACAATCTTCTAGTAGAAGGATCGCCTCCAACTATGAGATGGCTTGATGTGGGAGGGACGACTTCAATGGGAAGGTCAGTGAAGGAGTTTACGGAGTTTTTCGATCGAGGATACTGGGGACTTGGCAACCGAGTAGCAGAGCCGTCGTATGATTTGTTTTCTGTAGCTATGATCGTAATGAATGCCGCTTACCCTAAGCGATTTGACCGTCCTAAGAAAGACTCAGAATCCTATTTGCTCAATAAAATAGAACAAAGTCATCTGCTTAGGGAGTATAAGCCAATTCTTCGAAAGGCTCTACTAGGGAAGTATATACATGCTCAAGATATGCGACAGGAGCTTTTTTCCCTACTGCAAGGAGATAAGTCAAAGGTCCGTAAACGACCAGAAGCACCTTCTAACTCAAGGGTAGCCTCAAGGCAGAAGCCTCCAAAACGTGTGAAACAAAAGGGCTCAAAATGGATTGAAACCGTACTAATAGTTGCTTTTCTTCTATTCTTCTATACTTTATACTTAGTTGGTCATGTTTTTTAA
- the mazG gene encoding nucleoside triphosphate pyrophosphohydrolase gives MPRITIVGTGAGDLSQLSLGSYRTLQSAERIFARTLDHPVLRELMDDGLSMTGFDEVYEANESFEETYRTIVNQLFHEAQKGSLVYAVPGHPMMAEATVQLLLEEQSQHGVEVTVAGGQSFLDALFTAVQIDPIEGCQILDATRFTRSEVQVRNHLIFVQVYDQFTASSVKLTLMELLPDDYEITVLQAAGSRDEKIVSVPLFELDRSMEVNNLTAVYVPPVKEEKLLYQDFGWLRNVVATLRGPGGCPWDRKQTHESLKKYLIEEAYEVLEAIDDQDEEHLAEELGDVLLQVMLHAQIGEDEGMFSVDDVIHKLNDKLIRRHPHVFGDENVQTAEEVAGVWKRVKEEEKKIAPSQFDQVPKGLPGLMRANEIQKAAAKVGFDWDEVEPIWAKIYEELAEFKEAVNEKSFDDREDELGDLVFAVVNLARYYKVDPEVAIHRTNHKFFSRFQYIENRVKEKGLEIENLSLEELDHFWDEAKEKGI, from the coding sequence ATGCCACGTATAACAATTGTAGGAACTGGAGCGGGAGATCTCAGTCAGCTTTCACTAGGAAGTTACCGCACGCTTCAGTCAGCTGAACGGATATTTGCTAGGACGCTTGATCACCCCGTTCTTAGGGAACTGATGGATGATGGGCTATCAATGACAGGGTTTGATGAGGTATATGAAGCGAATGAATCTTTCGAGGAGACTTATCGAACCATTGTTAATCAGCTGTTTCATGAAGCACAAAAAGGATCGCTTGTTTACGCAGTACCTGGTCATCCAATGATGGCTGAAGCAACCGTGCAGCTCCTGTTGGAAGAACAATCTCAGCATGGTGTTGAAGTGACTGTTGCTGGAGGCCAAAGCTTTCTTGATGCGCTTTTTACTGCAGTTCAAATCGATCCTATTGAAGGTTGTCAAATTCTAGATGCCACGCGTTTTACAAGGTCTGAGGTTCAGGTACGTAATCACTTAATCTTTGTCCAAGTTTATGATCAATTTACAGCATCGAGTGTAAAACTCACATTAATGGAGCTCTTACCTGACGATTATGAAATTACTGTACTGCAAGCAGCGGGAAGTCGGGATGAGAAAATCGTCTCTGTTCCGCTTTTTGAATTAGATCGTTCGATGGAAGTAAATAATTTAACCGCTGTCTATGTTCCTCCAGTAAAAGAAGAAAAGCTTCTCTACCAGGATTTCGGATGGTTACGAAATGTGGTTGCAACACTGCGAGGACCTGGGGGCTGTCCGTGGGATAGGAAGCAGACGCATGAGTCTCTCAAAAAATACTTGATTGAAGAAGCCTATGAAGTATTAGAAGCTATTGATGATCAAGATGAAGAGCATCTCGCAGAAGAGCTTGGTGATGTGCTGCTTCAAGTTATGCTTCATGCCCAGATAGGTGAAGATGAAGGTATGTTTTCTGTGGATGATGTGATTCATAAGCTAAACGACAAATTAATACGGAGGCATCCACACGTATTCGGCGACGAAAATGTGCAAACAGCTGAAGAAGTAGCTGGTGTTTGGAAGCGAGTGAAAGAAGAAGAAAAGAAAATTGCACCATCACAGTTTGACCAGGTACCAAAAGGGCTTCCAGGTCTCATGCGCGCCAATGAAATCCAGAAGGCTGCTGCGAAAGTCGGGTTTGACTGGGACGAAGTTGAACCGATTTGGGCAAAGATTTATGAGGAACTAGCCGAATTTAAAGAAGCTGTAAATGAAAAATCTTTTGATGATCGAGAAGACGAATTAGGCGATTTAGTGTTTGCTGTCGTCAATTTAGCTCGGTACTATAAAGTTGATCCGGAAGTGGCGATCCATCGCACGAATCATAAATTCTTCTCGCGTTTTCAATATATTGAGAATCGGGTAAAGGAAAAGGGACTTGAGATCGAGAATTTATCACTTGAGGAACTTGATCACTTCTGGGATGAGGCAAAAGAAAAAGGAATTTAA
- the spoIIE gene encoding stage II sporulation protein E, which yields MQSELVMERSKSKVGKWIHGTKSRLETILFQRGLLLFVIGFLLGRAVILTQVTPFAIPFFGAVFFLRRERAPMIIVALLAGAVSTANLQNTAFIMCGILVFLFINRFVKLSSLSLVKTLPILVFSTSMLGRLILSLLTERSLANTNWILAAVEGALGMILTIIFIQSIPVLSIKKRTQALKNEEIISFIILLATMLTGTIGWVVYGFSIENILSRYLVLIFAYVGGAAIGSTVGVVTGLILALANVASLYQMSMLAFSGLLGGLLKDGRKVGVGMGLLIGTLLIALYGSGPEFLYPNLMESVIAVLLFFFTPSKVTSQLSKYIPGTVEHANEQQQYLRKVRDVTANRVEQFSSLFQALSSSFTDADLQGDEQSEREVDYFLSHVTEKTCQNCFKKETCWAKNFDATYGYMTGIMEELEQTAELTNYSLKRDFDKHCIKANKVIDLIGKEMSHYHANRMLKKQVRESRKIVADQLRGVSHVMGDFAKEIQKERDNLHQQEEQIMDAIQSMGLEVGQVEIYSLEEGNVDIEMKIPACGGRGEGEKVIAPMLSDILKENIVVKREVCAEHEHDTCHLYFGSAKDFVIETGVANAAKGGAWISGDSHSTIELGAGKYAIAISDGMGNGERAHQESTETIQLLQKILHSGIDETVAIKSVNSVLSLRNTDEIFSTLDLAMIDLQDASAKFLKIGSIPSFIKRGDRVMMVESGNLPMGIIPEFDVEVVSEQLKAGDLLIMMSDGIYEGVKNIENPEFWMKRKIRELSTDKPQEIADLIMEEVIRTEYGRIDDDMTIVVARIKRNVPKWSTIPIYSAPSFRKKKAQ from the coding sequence ATGCAAAGCGAACTAGTGATGGAAAGGTCAAAATCGAAGGTGGGCAAATGGATTCACGGAACAAAGAGTCGACTAGAAACGATTCTATTCCAGCGAGGTCTTCTGCTTTTTGTGATTGGGTTCCTACTTGGACGAGCTGTTATCCTTACTCAGGTTACTCCTTTCGCTATTCCTTTTTTTGGCGCAGTATTCTTCCTGAGACGAGAACGTGCACCTATGATTATCGTTGCTTTATTAGCTGGAGCGGTATCAACGGCTAATTTGCAGAATACAGCATTTATAATGTGTGGCATTCTTGTTTTTCTATTCATTAATCGTTTTGTGAAGTTATCTTCCCTTTCTCTTGTTAAGACGTTACCCATACTTGTGTTTTCAACGAGTATGTTGGGACGTCTGATCCTAAGTTTACTTACTGAACGTTCATTAGCTAACACAAATTGGATCCTAGCAGCAGTTGAAGGTGCTCTTGGAATGATACTAACCATTATTTTTATTCAGAGTATACCGGTATTATCTATTAAGAAAAGAACACAGGCTCTAAAAAATGAAGAGATCATTAGTTTTATCATTTTATTAGCAACGATGTTAACTGGAACAATAGGTTGGGTTGTATATGGTTTCTCAATTGAAAATATCCTTTCTCGGTATCTCGTATTAATTTTCGCATATGTAGGTGGAGCAGCGATTGGCTCAACAGTTGGCGTGGTTACTGGCTTGATACTGGCCCTCGCTAATGTAGCCAGTCTCTATCAGATGAGTATGCTTGCGTTCTCGGGATTATTAGGAGGGTTATTGAAAGACGGTAGAAAAGTTGGAGTTGGTATGGGTTTACTGATCGGTACGTTATTAATCGCTTTATATGGGAGTGGTCCTGAGTTTCTATATCCTAATCTGATGGAGTCTGTGATTGCCGTATTACTCTTTTTCTTCACACCATCTAAAGTTACTTCTCAGCTTTCTAAATATATCCCAGGAACGGTGGAACATGCGAATGAGCAGCAACAATACTTAAGAAAAGTACGCGACGTTACAGCCAATCGCGTCGAACAGTTTTCAAGCTTATTTCAGGCTCTTTCGAGTAGCTTTACAGATGCCGACCTTCAAGGTGATGAACAGTCAGAGCGCGAAGTTGATTATTTTCTAAGTCATGTTACAGAAAAGACTTGTCAAAATTGTTTTAAGAAAGAAACGTGCTGGGCGAAAAACTTCGATGCTACCTATGGGTATATGACAGGAATAATGGAGGAACTGGAACAAACGGCGGAATTGACTAATTATAGTCTGAAGAGAGACTTCGATAAGCACTGCATTAAGGCAAATAAGGTGATTGATCTTATTGGAAAGGAGATGAGTCACTATCACGCCAATCGAATGTTAAAAAAACAAGTTCGTGAAAGCCGGAAGATCGTTGCGGATCAATTGCGTGGAGTGTCGCATGTTATGGGGGATTTCGCAAAAGAAATACAAAAAGAGCGTGATAACCTCCACCAACAAGAAGAGCAAATCATGGATGCCATTCAAAGTATGGGTCTGGAAGTAGGACAGGTGGAAATCTACAGCTTAGAAGAGGGAAACGTCGACATTGAGATGAAGATACCTGCCTGCGGAGGGAGAGGAGAAGGAGAAAAGGTCATCGCTCCAATGCTGTCAGATATTCTAAAGGAAAACATCGTCGTGAAAAGAGAAGTGTGTGCAGAACATGAGCACGACACATGTCACCTTTACTTTGGATCAGCTAAAGATTTTGTGATCGAAACAGGCGTAGCAAATGCAGCGAAAGGAGGAGCTTGGATATCTGGAGACAGTCATTCTACGATTGAGCTAGGTGCAGGCAAATATGCTATTGCGATAAGTGACGGAATGGGCAATGGAGAGAGAGCGCATCAGGAAAGCACGGAAACCATTCAACTCCTTCAAAAAATTCTTCATTCAGGAATTGATGAGACGGTGGCGATTAAATCGGTTAACTCTGTTCTATCTTTACGAAATACCGACGAGATATTCTCAACGCTTGATTTAGCCATGATTGACTTACAGGATGCTTCAGCCAAGTTTCTTAAAATCGGATCAATTCCAAGCTTTATAAAAAGAGGCGATCGAGTCATGATGGTGGAATCTGGTAATCTACCGATGGGGATTATTCCAGAATTTGATGTAGAGGTCGTAAGTGAACAATTGAAAGCTGGGGATCTCTTGATCATGATGAGCGACGGTATTTATGAAGGGGTTAAAAATATAGAGAATCCGGAGTTCTGGATGAAGCGGAAAATTAGAGAGCTTTCAACAGATAAGCCACAAGAAATCGCAGACCTCATCATGGAAGAAGTAATTAGGACGGAGTATGGCAGAATTGATGATGACATGACGATTGTAGTGGCAAGAATAAAACGTAATGTGCCTAAATGGTCAACGATTCCAATCTATTCAGCTCCTTCATTCAGGAAGAAAAAAGCGCAGTAG
- the yabQ gene encoding spore cortex biosynthesis protein YabQ: MTLTVQFYTMVAMVAMGVWLGIAMDTYSRFLHPDRSKSLWLYANDIVFWLLQGLIIFYVLYLVNEGELRFYVFLAILCGYAAYRSLFQPLYRRLLERIILITIAIIRFVKSLFIYLIYQPIRFILKVVFSLCMMIVSIMTTIFWFIFKFFWVPLKWGSSLIWRLIPQSVQMPLIKLAGVADKIKNYIYHWLTKIRK, translated from the coding sequence ATGACGCTAACGGTGCAATTTTATACGATGGTTGCCATGGTGGCTATGGGAGTGTGGCTTGGTATAGCCATGGATACCTATAGCCGTTTTCTTCATCCAGATAGAAGTAAAAGTTTGTGGCTCTATGCGAACGATATCGTTTTCTGGTTGCTACAAGGGCTGATTATCTTTTATGTTCTCTATCTTGTTAACGAGGGTGAATTACGATTTTATGTCTTTTTGGCCATATTATGTGGTTATGCAGCATATCGGTCCCTTTTTCAACCGTTATATCGCCGTTTACTTGAACGAATCATTCTAATAACTATTGCTATTATTCGTTTTGTGAAGTCTTTATTTATTTATCTTATTTATCAGCCGATAAGGTTCATATTGAAAGTTGTATTTAGCTTATGTATGATGATAGTGAGTATTATGACAACCATTTTTTGGTTTATCTTTAAGTTTTTTTGGGTACCGTTAAAGTGGGGATCCTCGTTGATCTGGCGATTAATACCACAATCGGTACAAATGCCACTAATAAAATTAGCAGGAGTTGCCGATAAAATAAAGAACTACATATACCATTGGTTAACTAAAATACGAAAGTGA
- a CDS encoding RNA-binding S4 domain-containing protein gives MRLDKFLKVSRLIKRRSIAKEICDKGRIEVNGNKAKAGTNVKAGDELVISFGHKKVTARVDEIKETTKKEEASNMFTILKEEAAGE, from the coding sequence ATGAGATTAGATAAATTTCTGAAAGTATCACGTTTAATTAAACGTCGTTCAATCGCTAAAGAAATTTGTGATAAAGGACGAATTGAAGTGAATGGAAATAAAGCAAAAGCTGGAACAAATGTGAAGGCCGGCGACGAACTGGTGATTTCCTTTGGTCATAAGAAAGTGACGGCTCGCGTTGATGAAATTAAAGAAACAACGAAGAAAGAAGAAGCTAGCAATATGTTTACCATTTTAAAAGAAGAAGCTGCAGGTGAATAA
- a CDS encoding S1 domain-containing RNA-binding protein — MAIEVGSKLQGKVTGITNFGAFVELPDGKTGLVHISEVADNYVKDINDFLSVGDQVEVKVIQVENDGKIGLSIKKAKDRPAPERPQGRPQGRPQGGGGRPQGGGRPGGGGFKGKPRGGGGRPPVESFEDKMSKFLKDSEDRLSTLKKQTESKRGGRGARRG; from the coding sequence ATGGCAATCGAAGTAGGCAGCAAGTTACAGGGAAAGGTAACAGGTATTACAAATTTTGGCGCGTTTGTTGAACTACCAGACGGCAAAACAGGTCTCGTTCACATTAGTGAAGTTGCAGACAATTATGTTAAGGACATTAATGATTTTCTTTCAGTTGGCGATCAGGTTGAGGTAAAAGTCATCCAGGTTGAAAACGACGGTAAAATTGGTTTATCGATTAAGAAAGCAAAAGATCGACCTGCTCCTGAGCGTCCTCAGGGCCGTCCACAAGGTCGCCCTCAAGGTGGAGGAGGCCGTCCACAAGGCGGTGGAAGACCTGGAGGCGGTGGTTTTAAAGGTAAGCCACGCGGTGGTGGCGGACGTCCACCGGTAGAGTCATTTGAGGATAAAATGAGCAAGTTCCTTAAAGACAGTGAAGACCGCCTTTCAACTTTGAAGAAACAAACAGAGTCAAAACGCGGTGGTCGCGGCGCTCGTCGCGGCTAG
- a CDS encoding putative polysaccharide biosynthesis protein — MTKEENQKGFWQGALLLTAVALFMKVLSVGYRIPYQNITGDIGFYVYQQIYPFYSIAIILATYGFPVVISRLISEEIAKSEYEKAEELSRYSFYVLVILGITGFILLYTGAPAVAALMEDRNLIGPLRMTAFSFLIMPGIASIRGFFQGQENVVPTAWSQVTEQSIRVIAILAISIGLIAGGADAYATGTGAALGSILGGVAALLLLVVLRFKKRVAKITKIKFESFRFIGIARRLLTEGTLICVSALVLVLFQLMDALTIVPGLTEHGLSSLEAREMKGVFDRGQPLMQVGTVLATSLSLSIVPVISKAAAENNEILIREKAALALKVSFVIGLAAAAGLAIIMSETNMMLFKDQSLSATLSILAIAIFFSSLSMTAAGVLQGVGLARNAARYAGIGILVKGLLNLVLIPLIGINGAAVATVFGFVVVATLAILAVYYKVGLLLYQFHLGRAVTAVMFMSAAVIILQLFIPSFLSRGLSSVSALGGALLGGIVFGFATLALRVFTEKELMQLPKGEIITIYQNKLRRGA, encoded by the coding sequence ATGACAAAAGAAGAAAATCAAAAAGGATTTTGGCAAGGCGCGCTTCTGCTAACTGCAGTAGCTCTTTTTATGAAAGTTCTCAGCGTCGGCTATCGAATTCCTTATCAAAATATAACTGGTGACATCGGTTTTTATGTGTATCAACAAATCTATCCATTTTACTCAATCGCAATAATACTTGCTACATATGGGTTTCCTGTCGTGATCTCCCGACTTATTTCAGAAGAAATTGCAAAAAGTGAGTATGAGAAGGCTGAGGAGCTTTCACGGTATAGCTTTTACGTGCTTGTGATTCTAGGCATTACAGGCTTTATTTTGCTTTATACAGGTGCGCCAGCCGTGGCGGCTTTAATGGAGGATCGAAATTTAATTGGTCCTCTGCGAATGACGGCATTTTCATTTCTTATTATGCCTGGCATTGCTTCAATCAGAGGTTTTTTTCAGGGACAGGAAAATGTGGTACCTACTGCATGGTCTCAAGTGACAGAACAATCGATTCGTGTTATCGCTATTCTTGCTATCTCAATTGGTCTTATAGCGGGCGGAGCGGATGCATATGCGACTGGTACAGGTGCAGCGCTAGGGTCAATATTAGGAGGAGTCGCTGCGCTATTGCTTCTTGTAGTGCTTCGATTTAAAAAACGAGTAGCTAAAATAACGAAAATCAAATTTGAGTCTTTTCGGTTCATTGGCATTGCGCGTAGGCTCCTAACAGAAGGTACGTTAATTTGTGTAAGTGCGCTTGTATTGGTGCTATTTCAGTTAATGGATGCTTTAACGATTGTGCCGGGATTAACTGAGCATGGTCTTTCTTCTTTAGAAGCTCGTGAAATGAAAGGGGTATTTGATCGAGGACAGCCATTAATGCAGGTCGGTACCGTTCTGGCCACATCTCTCTCATTATCGATTGTCCCAGTCATTTCTAAAGCGGCTGCAGAGAATAATGAGATATTAATTCGCGAAAAAGCAGCTCTTGCTCTTAAAGTGAGCTTTGTAATAGGACTTGCTGCAGCAGCGGGATTGGCCATTATTATGAGTGAGACAAACATGATGTTATTTAAAGATCAATCCCTTTCTGCTACGCTCAGTATCCTTGCCATTGCAATCTTTTTTAGTTCGCTTAGCATGACGGCAGCAGGTGTTTTGCAAGGAGTAGGCTTAGCGAGAAACGCTGCTCGGTATGCTGGAATTGGAATACTAGTTAAGGGATTGTTAAACCTTGTTCTAATCCCGCTTATCGGTATTAATGGGGCGGCAGTGGCCACGGTTTTTGGCTTTGTGGTTGTCGCTACGCTCGCCATCCTTGCCGTATATTACAAAGTAGGGCTTCTCCTGTACCAATTTCATTTAGGGCGTGCAGTAACAGCCGTTATGTTCATGAGTGCAGCTGTAATCATTCTGCAACTATTTATCCCCTCCTTCCTTTCTAGGGGGCTTTCAAGCGTTTCAGCACTTGGAGGCGCGTTGCTCGGGGGCATCGTTTTTGGGTTTGCAACATTAGCGCTGCGGGTGTTTACAGAGAAAGAATTAATGCAATTGCCAAAAGGAGAAATTATTACGATCTATCAAAATAAATTACGGAGAGGGGCATAA
- the tilS gene encoding tRNA lysidine(34) synthetase TilS, producing the protein MLQDVERFIHKHDLIKHGDTLVIGVSGGPDSVALLHYLVSLAPRLKLSIVATHVDHSLRGKESAEDLAFVESYCEQEGIIFEASTVDVNAYKKERNLSTQVAARDCRYDFFRKVMEKHHASALALAHHGDDQIETMLMRQVHGSSGSGLTGMPVQRPFSTGKIIRPFLCVTKEHLVNYCKEHLLGYRLDPSNESNQYMRNRFRNHVLPFLKEENPNVHTRYQLYSERAQSDEAFLMDLAKGYLDEVIIDQNDKFVKMDNKAYDCLPIPLQRRVIHLILNYLYTGNAPFSSIHIEDLRLMLDSEHPSASLNLPLELRAVKSYTTCYFSFETFLQPEPYKYHLPLWGTVETPLGTITAVPVNDVPQHLTSDDLIIEEQLLPAVVRSRRPGDRIQPKGMIGTKKVKDIFIDRKIDRSERDVWPIVEDVMGHTIWVAGVTRSEKATLSAKKNQLVHVHYEKKTLT; encoded by the coding sequence TTGTTGCAAGATGTCGAACGTTTTATCCACAAGCATGATTTAATCAAACATGGGGATACGTTAGTTATTGGAGTTTCTGGAGGACCAGACTCTGTTGCGCTACTTCACTACTTAGTAAGTTTAGCTCCCCGATTAAAATTATCAATTGTTGCCACGCATGTGGACCATAGTTTACGGGGGAAGGAATCTGCTGAGGATTTAGCGTTTGTGGAGAGCTATTGTGAACAAGAAGGGATCATCTTTGAAGCTTCTACGGTAGATGTGAATGCCTACAAAAAGGAGCGAAACCTCTCTACACAAGTTGCAGCACGAGATTGCCGCTATGATTTTTTTCGAAAAGTAATGGAAAAACATCATGCTAGCGCTCTGGCCCTTGCTCACCATGGAGACGATCAGATTGAAACAATGCTTATGCGACAGGTTCACGGTAGCTCAGGTTCTGGACTTACTGGGATGCCGGTCCAACGTCCCTTCTCAACTGGAAAAATCATTCGTCCGTTTCTATGCGTTACAAAGGAGCATCTCGTGAACTATTGTAAGGAGCATTTACTTGGGTATAGGCTCGATCCATCTAATGAGAGCAATCAATATATGAGGAATCGTTTTCGGAATCATGTGCTACCTTTTCTTAAAGAAGAAAATCCCAATGTCCATACAAGATACCAATTATATAGCGAGCGAGCTCAAAGTGACGAAGCATTTTTAATGGATTTAGCTAAGGGATATCTGGATGAAGTGATCATCGATCAAAATGACAAATTTGTGAAGATGGATAACAAGGCGTATGATTGCCTTCCTATTCCTTTACAAAGAAGAGTGATTCATCTAATATTAAATTATCTTTATACAGGCAATGCTCCTTTTTCTTCTATACATATTGAGGATTTGCGGTTAATGCTCGATTCTGAGCACCCTTCTGCTTCCCTTAATCTACCCCTGGAACTGAGGGCGGTAAAATCTTATACCACCTGTTATTTTTCTTTTGAAACCTTTTTGCAACCAGAACCGTATAAGTATCATCTCCCTTTATGGGGTACTGTCGAAACGCCACTTGGAACGATTACGGCCGTTCCAGTTAACGACGTTCCGCAACACCTGACAAGTGATGATCTTATTATTGAGGAGCAATTGCTTCCTGCGGTTGTACGCTCCAGGCGTCCTGGTGATCGAATTCAGCCAAAAGGCATGATAGGAACGAAAAAGGTAAAAGATATTTTTATCGACCGTAAAATAGACCGTTCAGAACGCGATGTATGGCCAATCGTTGAGGATGTGATGGGCCACACAATCTGGGTCGCTGGAGTAACTCGTTCTGAAAAGGCAACACTGTCTGCAAAAAAGAATCAGCTCGTGCACGTGCACTATGAGAAAAAAACACTTACATAG
- a CDS encoding vWA domain-containing protein: MKKGTLRQILLITDGCSNQGEDPVAMAALAREHGITVNVIGVLDENERTDHGLKEIENIALSGGGIHQLVYAKQLSHTVQMVTRKAMTQTIQGFIHKELQSILGSEKEIEDLPPDKRGQVVEVVDELGETMDLEVLIMIDTSASMQHKLPTVEDALLDLSISLHSRIGENEYSLYAFPGKRKQVERLMEWTPMLKDIHTIFPKLTSGGITPTGPALKEAIEAYQKKRSKRGLLDDGYFEESGS; this comes from the coding sequence ATGAAGAAAGGAACGCTAAGACAAATTCTATTAATCACAGACGGATGTTCAAATCAGGGGGAAGATCCGGTTGCAATGGCGGCTCTTGCACGGGAGCATGGAATTACAGTGAATGTAATTGGAGTGCTAGACGAAAACGAGCGGACAGATCATGGTCTAAAAGAAATTGAGAATATTGCTTTATCTGGCGGGGGCATCCACCAGCTTGTTTATGCTAAGCAGCTATCGCATACGGTGCAGATGGTTACACGTAAAGCGATGACCCAGACGATTCAAGGATTCATTCATAAAGAATTGCAATCGATCTTGGGTAGCGAAAAAGAAATAGAAGATTTACCACCTGACAAACGGGGGCAGGTCGTGGAAGTGGTCGATGAACTGGGGGAAACGATGGATCTTGAAGTGTTGATTATGATCGATACAAGTGCGAGTATGCAGCATAAACTTCCTACGGTAGAAGATGCCCTTCTTGATCTTTCAATTAGCCTTCATTCAAGAATCGGTGAAAACGAATATTCTCTATATGCATTTCCCGGGAAACGAAAGCAAGTAGAACGTCTAATGGAATGGACGCCAATGTTGAAAGATATTCATACCATTTTTCCAAAGCTGACATCTGGCGGTATTACGCCAACAGGTCCGGCATTAAAAGAAGCGATCGAAGCTTATCAGAAAAAACGCTCAAAGAGAGGGCTGTTAGATGACGGGTACTTCGAAGAATCAGGCAGCTAA
- the yabP gene encoding sporulation protein YabP: MDNYYEYGTYDKASNTPEHDLVMKSRKSLEITGVKHVDSFDNEEFLLETAMGFLAIRGQHLKMKNLNVEQGRVSIEGKIFDLSYLDHHEGEKAKGFFSKLFK; the protein is encoded by the coding sequence ATGGATAATTATTATGAATATGGCACATACGATAAGGCTTCTAACACCCCTGAGCATGATTTAGTTATGAAGTCGCGAAAGTCGCTTGAAATTACAGGTGTGAAGCACGTAGATAGCTTCGATAATGAAGAATTTCTTCTAGAAACAGCAATGGGATTTCTTGCGATCAGAGGGCAGCATTTGAAAATGAAAAATTTAAATGTCGAGCAAGGTCGTGTTTCGATCGAAGGGAAAATCTTTGATCTTAGTTATCTCGATCATCACGAAGGGGAAAAAGCTAAAGGTTTCTTTAGCAAGCTGTTCAAATGA
- a CDS encoding FtsB family cell division protein, which translates to MVTANKRKPKVTEVHSEYHQEKQLQDKVKERRKRGLVRRLTAFAVAALAIAILFISVFTSQAATIEEKNLQQRQAEEELTKLKDQEKYLTEEIEKLNDLDYIGELARRDYFMSKPGETIFKLPSSSN; encoded by the coding sequence TTGGTTACTGCGAATAAGCGTAAGCCTAAAGTTACGGAAGTGCATTCGGAATATCATCAAGAGAAACAGCTACAGGACAAAGTGAAAGAACGAAGAAAGAGAGGTCTTGTACGGCGTCTGACGGCCTTCGCGGTAGCTGCTTTAGCCATAGCTATTCTATTCATCTCCGTATTCACTTCACAGGCAGCAACGATCGAAGAAAAAAACTTACAGCAAAGGCAGGCTGAAGAAGAATTAACGAAACTGAAAGACCAGGAAAAATATTTAACGGAAGAAATTGAGAAACTTAATGACCTTGATTATATCGGTGAATTGGCAAGAAGAGACTACTTTATGTCAAAACCCGGAGAGACAATCTTTAAGCTTCCTTCTTCCTCAAATTGA